In one Artemia franciscana unplaced genomic scaffold, ASM3288406v1 Scaffold_1590, whole genome shotgun sequence genomic region, the following are encoded:
- the LOC136042610 gene encoding gastrula zinc finger protein XlCGF71.1-like, translating to MVAMLNIEELERLCVRTTGSSSPAVTQNHSTNVCFNSFELDSEAKNLANHEICLNSSLHIKKHKTLKRLNKAHVKIKQYICDLCEKNFSNSSHLIRHQRVHTGEKPFKCDMCIKCFSESSSLKVHERLHSGEKPFKCDVCKKTFSQSSHLIHHQIVHTGEKLFKCNTCEKSFSQSSHLINHQRLHTGEKLFKCNTCEKSFSQPSGLINHQRIHTVEKPFKCDLCGKYFSCSSNLIRHQRVHTGEKPFKCDLCVKNFSDPSSFIRHQRVHTGEKPFK from the exons atgGTAGCCATGCTAAATATAGAAGAGCTTGAG CGCCTCTGTGTTAGAACTACAGGAAGTTCATCACCAGCTGTTACACAGAATCATTCTAcaaatgtttgttttaattcatTCGAATTGGATTCTGAAGCAAAAAACTTGGCAAATCATGAGATATGTTTGAATAGTTCTTTGCatattaaaaaacacaaaacattgAAAAGACTGAATAAAGCACATGTAAAGATAAAGCAATACATTTGTGACCTATGTGAAAAGAACTTTTCTAATTCAAGCCATTTGATTCGGCACCAAAGAGTGCACACTGGGGAGAAACCGTTTAAGTGTGATATGTGTATAAAATGCTTTTCCGAATCAAGCTCTCTGAAAGTACATGAAAGGCTACATTCAggtgaaaaaccctttaaatgtgaCGTGtgtaaaaaaaccttttctcaGTCAAGCCATTTGATTCATCACCAAATAGTACATACTGGTGAGAAACTGTTTAAATGTAATAcctgtgaaaaaagtttttctcagTCAAGCCATTTGATTAACCACCAAAGACTACATACTGGTGAGAAACTGTTTAAATGTAATAcctgtgaaaaaagtttttctcagCCAAGCGGTTTGATTAACCACCAAAGAATACATACTGTTGAGAAGCCGTTTAAGTGTGATCTTTGtgggaaatatttttcttgttcaaGCAATTTAATTAGGCACCAAAGAGTACATactggtgagaaaccgtttaagtGTGATCTATGTGTAAAGAATTTTTCTGATCCAAGCAGTTTTATTAGGCACCAAAGAGTGCACactggtgagaaaccgtttaagtGA